Proteins co-encoded in one Christiangramia fulva genomic window:
- the pheS gene encoding phenylalanine--tRNA ligase subunit alpha produces the protein MIEKIKAHIAEVESFNANSAEEIESFRIKYLGKKGILNDFFAEFKNVPNEQKKEFGQAVNELKTAAQAKVNALKEELEQQQEEKGIYGDLSRPAEPVEIGARHPISIVKNQIIEIFSNIGFNVSEGPEMEDDWHNFTALNLPEYHPARDMQDTFFIQTDPDILLRTHTSSVQVRYMEENKPPIRTISPGRVFRNEAISARSHCIFHQVEGLYIDKNVSFADLKQTLLYFTEQLFGNSKIRLRPSYFPFTEPSAEVDIYWGLKSEADYRITKGTGWLEIMGCGMVDPNVLRNCNIDPKEYSGFAFGMGIERIAMLLYQIEDIRMFFENDLRFLEQFKSSF, from the coding sequence ATGATAGAAAAGATAAAAGCACATATTGCTGAGGTTGAAAGTTTTAATGCGAATTCTGCAGAAGAAATAGAATCTTTCCGAATAAAATATCTCGGGAAAAAAGGAATTCTCAATGACTTTTTTGCTGAATTCAAAAATGTGCCCAATGAGCAGAAAAAGGAGTTTGGACAGGCGGTAAATGAGCTTAAAACCGCGGCCCAGGCAAAAGTGAATGCTTTAAAAGAAGAACTTGAACAGCAGCAGGAAGAAAAAGGGATCTACGGTGATCTTTCACGGCCTGCAGAGCCTGTAGAGATTGGCGCGAGGCATCCTATTTCCATTGTAAAGAATCAAATAATTGAAATTTTCTCTAATATCGGGTTCAATGTCTCTGAAGGACCAGAAATGGAAGATGACTGGCATAATTTTACGGCCTTAAATCTTCCCGAATACCACCCGGCGCGGGATATGCAGGACACTTTTTTCATTCAAACAGATCCCGATATCCTCCTTAGAACGCATACTTCTTCTGTACAGGTGAGATATATGGAAGAAAACAAGCCGCCTATACGTACCATTTCACCCGGAAGAGTTTTTAGAAATGAAGCTATTTCAGCGCGTTCTCATTGTATCTTTCACCAGGTGGAAGGCCTGTATATTGATAAGAATGTTTCTTTCGCCGATTTAAAACAAACCCTGCTCTATTTCACCGAGCAACTTTTCGGAAACTCGAAAATCCGTTTGAGACCTTCTTATTTTCCATTTACAGAACCAAGCGCAGAAGTTGATATTTACTGGGGTTTAAAGAGTGAAGCCGATTACAGGATCACCAAAGGAACCGGCTGGCTGGAAATTATGGGCTGCGGAATGGTAGACCCGAATGTTTTGAGAAATTGTAATATCGATCCTAAAGAATATTCCGGTTTTGCTTTTGGGATGGGAATAGAAAGGATCGCTATGCTGCTTTATCAAATTGAAGACATCAGGATGTTCTTTGAGAATGATCTTCGTTTTCTTGAGCAGTTTAAATCTTCATTTTAG
- a CDS encoding CvpA family protein has translation MNSVDIILALVLLYGLVRGFFRGFFIELASLVGIIAGIYGAVHFSQFLSGILSNYIEWKREYLNLVAFALIFILIVFVVSLAGKALTKIASFAALGLINRFLGGIFGLLKAAFVASVIIMFFKATREHVEIVEQKTLDDSILYPSVEVVAPIILPSIIKQVKENDLLDENSD, from the coding sequence ATGAATTCTGTCGACATAATTTTAGCCCTGGTTCTGCTCTACGGATTGGTTCGGGGATTCTTTCGGGGATTTTTTATTGAACTTGCCTCGCTGGTAGGGATCATTGCCGGGATTTATGGGGCAGTACATTTCTCACAGTTCCTTAGCGGCATACTTTCCAACTATATAGAGTGGAAAAGGGAATATTTAAATCTCGTTGCTTTTGCGTTAATCTTTATTTTAATAGTGTTCGTAGTTTCCCTGGCGGGAAAAGCACTTACAAAAATTGCCAGTTTTGCGGCACTAGGGCTCATCAATCGGTTTTTAGGGGGAATTTTTGGTTTGCTGAAAGCCGCTTTTGTTGCCAGTGTGATCATCATGTTCTTTAAGGCTACACGAGAGCATGTTGAAATTGTTGAACAGAAAACGCTGGACGATTCTATTTTGTATCCTTCAGTTGAAGTGGTCGCTCCCATTATTCTGCCTTCTATCATCAAACAGGTGAAAGAAAATGACCTTCTCGATGAGAATAGCGATTGA
- a CDS encoding tetratricopeptide repeat protein, with protein MKKLLLIGVLLMSFLGFSQNEQLFDQANKAYQNGNYEKAVEDYQKILDNGEASAELYYNLANAHYKLNHVAPSIYYYEKALQLKPGDEDIRNNIEFARNMAIDDIEAVEQTGMSDRFNSFLATFTYHTWAWIAIGFSLLFVILFLFYYFSGRPVAKRILFGSAIFSLFLCVVSVFFAFQQRSYIENNEFAIVFSEEAEVRNEPNMRGDASFELHEGARAKVLEDYQEWSRIELANGDQGWIKSSDIKKL; from the coding sequence ATGAAAAAGTTATTATTAATAGGGGTTTTATTGATGAGTTTCCTGGGATTTTCCCAGAATGAGCAGCTTTTTGATCAGGCGAATAAAGCATACCAAAATGGTAATTATGAGAAAGCTGTTGAAGATTATCAGAAGATCTTAGATAATGGGGAAGCTTCAGCCGAATTGTATTATAACCTTGCCAATGCACATTATAAGCTTAACCATGTGGCTCCCAGTATTTATTATTATGAAAAGGCGCTTCAGTTAAAACCCGGTGATGAAGACATCAGGAATAATATCGAATTTGCCCGAAATATGGCCATTGATGACATTGAAGCGGTAGAACAAACGGGAATGAGCGATCGTTTTAATAGTTTTCTTGCCACCTTCACGTATCATACCTGGGCCTGGATTGCAATTGGCTTTTCTTTGCTGTTCGTGATCTTATTTCTTTTCTATTATTTTTCCGGCAGACCTGTGGCCAAGAGGATCCTTTTCGGATCGGCAATTTTCTCCCTTTTCTTGTGTGTGGTTTCCGTTTTCTTCGCTTTTCAGCAACGCTCGTATATTGAAAATAACGAGTTCGCCATTGTCTTTAGCGAAGAAGCTGAAGTAAGGAATGAACCCAATATGCGTGGTGACGCCAGTTTTGAACTTCACGAAGGGGCCAGGGCGAAAGTTCTGGAAGATTACCAGGAATGGAGCCGGATTGAATTGGCAAATGGTGACCAGGGCTGGATAAAATCTTCTGATATTAAAAAATTATAG
- a CDS encoding BatD family protein, translating to MKTKYLILSFLLFAAGMLQAQVRFEAKVSREKLGINERLRVDFEMNEDGDNFRPPSFNDFTVVGGPNQRISTSILNGKMEYSKTYSFYLQPKKRGKATIGQAEIEIDDKIYKTSPVAVEVTAAVDKPTDGNNTEITAEDNLHLVAEVSNTSPYLNQAITVVYKLYVSPRVSVSNWRELDSPKYSDFWSQNIDINQLRVEEGEYQGEPYRYVILRKTILYPQKTGELNIEPLTLSVAVDVPSDRRDIFGSRIYKTVNKTVAADNKKIDVKPLPDNKPADFTGAVGNFDFSVTTNKKELNAGESLQAKVQVKGKGNLKLFDLPDLTAPPSLEMYEPERSENVTTNLQGMQGSITETYTIVPTKKGKYPIPALSFSYFDPETGTYKSESSNDIMINVDKGPLAGNEPSGISPGVKKQSIATNGAQFRFIKLDTDLKKINGDDFLGSGGFWAALIAPLVVIPLFILFGKKREERANDIKGNRIRRADKLARKYLSDAKRNLGDQKEFYLALERSLHNYLKAKLHIQTSEMSKERIQGILRERAVDEAAVEDFIGLLASCEFARYTPASSDAMQQDYEKAVQVISTLDKQL from the coding sequence ATGAAAACAAAATATTTAATTTTAAGTTTTTTACTGTTTGCCGCCGGAATGCTTCAGGCTCAGGTGAGATTTGAAGCAAAAGTGAGCAGGGAAAAGCTGGGAATTAATGAAAGGCTCCGCGTAGATTTCGAAATGAATGAGGACGGAGATAATTTCCGGCCGCCATCTTTTAATGATTTTACCGTTGTTGGAGGTCCCAATCAGCGTATTAGTACCAGCATTCTCAATGGGAAAATGGAGTATTCCAAGACCTATAGTTTCTATCTTCAGCCTAAAAAAAGAGGAAAAGCGACCATAGGCCAGGCCGAGATAGAGATCGATGATAAAATTTACAAAACTTCTCCCGTCGCGGTGGAGGTTACAGCCGCGGTTGATAAACCTACCGATGGGAATAATACCGAAATCACTGCCGAGGATAATCTGCACCTGGTTGCTGAGGTTTCCAATACCAGTCCATACCTGAACCAGGCCATTACCGTGGTTTATAAATTATATGTGAGTCCGAGGGTAAGCGTGAGTAACTGGCGCGAGCTTGATAGTCCTAAATACAGCGATTTCTGGAGTCAGAATATCGATATTAACCAGCTACGGGTTGAAGAAGGTGAATACCAGGGAGAGCCTTACCGTTATGTAATTTTGAGAAAGACGATCTTATACCCCCAAAAGACCGGGGAGCTTAACATTGAACCTCTAACACTTTCTGTGGCGGTAGATGTGCCCAGCGACCGCCGGGATATTTTTGGCAGCCGTATATACAAAACGGTGAATAAAACAGTAGCTGCCGATAATAAGAAGATCGATGTAAAACCATTACCCGACAATAAACCGGCCGATTTTACCGGTGCGGTGGGTAATTTCGATTTCAGTGTTACCACCAATAAAAAGGAACTGAATGCAGGAGAAAGCCTGCAGGCCAAAGTACAGGTGAAAGGTAAAGGTAACCTGAAACTTTTTGATCTACCCGATCTTACTGCGCCACCGTCTCTTGAAATGTACGAGCCGGAGAGAAGCGAAAATGTAACTACCAATTTGCAGGGAATGCAGGGTAGCATTACTGAAACTTATACCATAGTTCCTACGAAAAAGGGGAAATATCCCATTCCTGCACTTTCCTTTTCCTATTTTGATCCTGAAACGGGCACTTATAAATCGGAGTCTTCAAACGACATCATGATCAATGTAGATAAGGGGCCGCTCGCCGGGAATGAGCCATCCGGAATTTCACCGGGAGTTAAAAAACAAAGTATTGCCACTAATGGAGCGCAATTCAGATTTATAAAACTGGACACCGATCTTAAAAAGATCAATGGTGATGATTTTCTTGGTTCGGGCGGATTTTGGGCTGCTTTAATTGCTCCTCTGGTGGTAATTCCGCTGTTTATCCTCTTCGGAAAAAAACGCGAGGAACGCGCCAATGACATCAAAGGTAACAGGATTCGACGGGCCGATAAACTGGCAAGAAAATACCTTTCTGATGCGAAAAGGAATTTAGGTGATCAGAAGGAATTTTACCTGGCCCTTGAGCGCTCCCTTCATAATTACCTCAAAGCCAAGCTGCATATTCAAACCAGTGAGATGAGCAAGGAACGTATTCAGGGAATTTTGAGGGAGAGAGCAGTAGATGAAGCCGCCGTTGAAGATTTTATTGGTTTACTGGCCAGTTGTGAGTTTGCGAGATATACTCCTGCATCTTCAGATGCCATGCAGCAGGATTATGAAAAAGCGGTTCAGGTAATTTCAACTCTTGATAAACAGTTGTAA
- a CDS encoding tetratricopeptide repeat protein — MKKKNKYNWILLFFIVFSANIFAQKENPEKIKKQSNNYIARAQDALSENDFAHAEAAYRQAIAKDPSNSMAKYNMGNLYYTKEKAPSATDRLKQAAKVADSKEDKHRIYHNLGNTFMKQKNYQEAVNAFEDALRNDPTDDETRYNLALAKKMLEKEKQNNKDQNQDQKNQDNKDKKDQQDQQNKDQNKDGKGGDQQNQDQKPKDEGENKKDKKEGDQNKDQEKEKGDQQKQKPGEGDKKQQQQPKPVKGQLSPQQIQNLLEAMNNEEKKVQDKINAEKAKGVKVKTEKDW, encoded by the coding sequence ATGAAGAAGAAAAATAAATACAACTGGATTTTACTGTTTTTTATAGTGTTTTCTGCCAATATTTTCGCGCAGAAAGAGAATCCTGAAAAGATCAAAAAACAATCCAATAACTATATAGCCCGGGCACAGGATGCCCTTTCAGAAAACGATTTTGCCCATGCTGAGGCTGCATATCGCCAGGCCATAGCCAAAGATCCCAGCAATTCTATGGCAAAATACAATATGGGCAACCTTTACTATACCAAAGAAAAGGCTCCTTCAGCGACTGATCGTTTAAAACAGGCTGCAAAAGTGGCAGATTCCAAAGAAGATAAGCATCGTATTTATCACAATTTGGGGAATACCTTTATGAAACAAAAGAATTATCAGGAGGCCGTCAATGCTTTTGAAGATGCCCTGCGCAATGATCCAACCGATGATGAAACACGCTATAATCTCGCATTAGCAAAAAAAATGCTTGAAAAAGAAAAACAGAATAATAAAGATCAAAATCAGGATCAGAAAAACCAGGATAACAAGGATAAAAAAGATCAGCAGGACCAGCAGAATAAAGATCAGAACAAAGACGGCAAAGGTGGAGATCAGCAAAACCAGGATCAAAAGCCTAAAGACGAAGGTGAAAATAAAAAAGATAAAAAAGAAGGCGACCAGAACAAAGATCAGGAGAAAGAGAAAGGTGACCAGCAAAAACAAAAACCTGGTGAAGGAGATAAAAAGCAACAACAGCAGCCTAAACCCGTAAAAGGGCAATTATCGCCACAACAAATTCAAAATCTGCTCGAAGCCATGAACAATGAAGAGAAAAAAGTTCAGGATAAAATAAACGCTGAAAAGGCAAAAGGCGTTAAAGTTAAAACCGAAAAAGATTGGTAG
- a CDS encoding vWA domain-containing protein, whose amino-acid sequence MFVLEEKIWFWLLLAIPVVILLYLFYKIWQKRARRRFANNTMLKELAPNRSRSKPLFKLILILLAIASLVIALVNPKMGTRLKTVKREGVDIVFAIDVSKSMDAEDIAPSRLEKAKQLVSQIINNLGSDRIGIIAYAGGAVPQLPITTDYSAAKMFLQSLNTDMISSQGTAIRDAIDLATTYYDDDQQTNRVLFIISDGEDHEGNIENISEEAAKKGIRIFTIGVGTEKGGPIPIKQNGVVQTYKKDNQGETVITKLHPETLKEIAENANGAYIDGTVTNKVVENVQDQLQNIQKTEFEAKQFADYESHFQWFLGLSLALLFLDIFILQRSTAWIKRLNLFNERRKKGSKNEEEK is encoded by the coding sequence ATGTTTGTACTCGAAGAAAAAATATGGTTTTGGTTATTGCTGGCAATTCCGGTAGTAATACTTCTTTATTTGTTTTATAAGATCTGGCAGAAAAGGGCCCGCAGGCGTTTTGCAAACAATACCATGCTAAAGGAGCTTGCCCCTAACCGTTCACGCTCCAAACCGCTTTTTAAGCTGATATTAATTTTACTCGCTATTGCAAGCCTTGTGATAGCCCTTGTAAATCCGAAAATGGGAACGAGGCTGAAAACGGTTAAAAGAGAAGGTGTAGACATTGTTTTTGCCATTGATGTGTCTAAAAGTATGGATGCTGAAGATATCGCGCCTTCAAGACTGGAAAAGGCCAAACAATTGGTGAGCCAGATCATCAATAACCTTGGCAGTGACCGGATTGGGATTATTGCCTATGCCGGGGGTGCGGTACCCCAATTGCCAATTACCACCGATTATTCGGCGGCCAAAATGTTCCTGCAGTCATTGAATACCGATATGATCTCTTCCCAGGGAACGGCTATACGTGATGCTATAGATCTTGCTACCACTTATTACGATGACGACCAGCAAACCAATCGGGTGCTTTTTATCATCAGCGATGGGGAAGATCATGAGGGAAATATTGAAAACATTTCAGAAGAAGCTGCCAAAAAAGGAATAAGAATTTTCACCATTGGAGTTGGTACCGAAAAAGGAGGCCCTATTCCTATCAAGCAAAACGGGGTTGTTCAAACCTATAAAAAAGACAATCAGGGGGAGACAGTAATTACCAAATTGCACCCGGAAACCCTGAAAGAGATTGCCGAAAATGCCAATGGAGCCTATATTGACGGAACGGTAACTAACAAGGTTGTTGAAAATGTACAGGACCAATTACAAAATATTCAAAAGACCGAATTCGAAGCAAAGCAGTTTGCCGACTATGAATCTCATTTTCAATGGTTCCTTGGATTATCTTTGGCATTATTATTTCTTGATATATTTATATTACAAAGAAGTACTGCCTGGATAAAAAGGCTTAACCTCTTTAATGAAAGAAGGAAGAAAGGTTCAAAAAATGAAGAAGAAAAATAA
- a CDS encoding vWA domain-containing protein yields MFANFNFENPEFFWLFLLLPIAIAWYIWKRNKQTPELKISSVKGFKATPSFLSRIKPVLFIIRLLVLSLIITALARPRTVDVSTRTSSTRGIDIVMAIDVSASMLARDFEPNRLEAVKNVAEEFIKGRPGDRIGLVVFAGESFTKTPITSDKSIVLKSLEDIEYNTMLENGTAIGSGLATSVNRLKDSKAESKVIILLTDGVNNSGFIDPHTASELAEEFGIKVYTIGVGSNGMALSPVAIMPNGRFQFGNVQVEIDEDLLKQIAAKTNGEYFRATDNQKLEQIYSQIDKLEKTEIEEFKYYNYDEKFRPLILLAGGLLLLEILLRFTLFRSFI; encoded by the coding sequence ATGTTTGCAAATTTCAATTTTGAGAATCCGGAATTCTTTTGGCTGTTTTTACTGCTGCCAATCGCAATCGCATGGTATATCTGGAAAAGGAATAAGCAAACGCCCGAATTAAAGATCTCGAGTGTAAAAGGTTTTAAAGCCACGCCGAGTTTTCTTTCCAGGATCAAACCTGTCCTTTTTATTATCAGGTTACTGGTGCTGTCATTGATCATAACAGCCCTCGCGAGACCTAGAACCGTAGACGTTTCAACCCGAACCAGCAGCACCCGGGGGATTGATATTGTTATGGCGATTGACGTTTCCGCAAGTATGCTGGCTCGTGATTTTGAGCCAAACAGGCTGGAAGCTGTAAAAAATGTGGCCGAGGAATTTATAAAAGGCCGCCCGGGGGATCGAATTGGCCTGGTGGTTTTTGCGGGTGAAAGCTTTACAAAAACTCCCATTACAAGTGACAAGTCTATTGTTTTGAAATCGCTGGAGGACATTGAATATAACACCATGCTGGAAAACGGAACAGCGATAGGTTCCGGCCTTGCTACTTCCGTAAACCGGTTAAAAGATAGTAAAGCTGAGAGCAAAGTAATTATTTTACTTACCGATGGGGTTAATAATTCAGGATTTATAGATCCGCATACTGCCAGTGAACTTGCCGAAGAATTCGGAATTAAAGTTTATACCATTGGAGTGGGTAGTAACGGAATGGCCTTGTCTCCTGTGGCCATCATGCCCAACGGAAGGTTTCAGTTTGGAAATGTCCAGGTGGAGATCGATGAAGACCTGCTAAAACAAATCGCAGCCAAAACCAACGGGGAATACTTCCGGGCGACCGATAACCAAAAACTGGAACAGATCTATTCACAGATCGATAAATTGGAAAAAACCGAAATAGAAGAGTTCAAATATTACAATTATGATGAAAAATTTCGTCCGCTCATATTACTGGCAGGAGGATTGTTATTATTAGAAATCTTATTGAGGTTTACTCTTTTCAGAAGTTTTATTTAA
- a CDS encoding DUF4381 domain-containing protein — MNRNEKNPYQTRQVSGLLGFLFFMAFLLLANISFAQDKVSAIADTTQIKIGEQIKYQIQVDTKPENLVVFPEGDSLFAPMELVESKEADTIQNKTGYRLLKEYFLTKFDSGHYVIPRQKVLIGNNSFTTDSIPVEVNTVAVDTTKQKLYPIKPSIEVPPPFTVPDWVWWLLGILFLAGLVAFFIIRRKKKAAEEPELPPYEQAMVELDRLDHSDLLEKREIKEYYSQLSFSARKYLDRKIYDRGLESTTNELIAYLEKERQEGHLNLTENTIRDFRKILDRADLAKFARSKPDVITAKEDRSKTQHIIDDLKASVPEPTEEELMQDEAYIKEQARRKKRRRIVFGIIAGAVVIIIGISALIATKGFDYVKDTYIGHPTKELLEGDWIRSEYGNPPVAVTTPKVLIRTDLPLTEDEKQMMPGLESFAYGSLLSNFYTVVNTVKFKGEVKFDLEKALDGIYAELEKQGAQNIVMKHEDFTTVNGAKGMKVFGTLDAKNPVTGKTIPNEYVILNFAVKGGFEQVIVVYNEDDKYADEIAGRIINSVELLNLEE; from the coding sequence ATGAACAGAAACGAAAAGAATCCATATCAAACAAGACAAGTCTCAGGCCTGCTGGGATTTCTGTTTTTTATGGCATTCCTTTTATTAGCCAATATAAGTTTTGCCCAGGATAAGGTATCTGCTATTGCCGATACCACACAGATAAAAATAGGTGAACAGATAAAATACCAAATTCAGGTAGATACAAAACCTGAAAATCTGGTAGTATTTCCAGAAGGAGACTCACTATTCGCTCCGATGGAACTGGTAGAATCAAAAGAAGCCGATACAATTCAAAATAAAACAGGTTACCGCCTGCTCAAAGAATATTTTTTAACCAAATTTGATTCAGGTCATTACGTAATTCCGCGGCAAAAAGTATTAATAGGAAACAATTCCTTTACCACCGATTCTATTCCCGTTGAGGTGAATACCGTGGCTGTTGATACTACCAAACAAAAGCTCTATCCTATAAAGCCTTCCATAGAAGTGCCGCCGCCATTTACAGTTCCAGACTGGGTTTGGTGGTTGCTCGGAATCCTCTTTCTTGCCGGCCTGGTTGCTTTTTTCATCATCCGTAGAAAGAAAAAGGCGGCTGAAGAGCCTGAATTGCCTCCTTACGAGCAGGCGATGGTGGAACTTGATCGGCTTGATCATTCAGATCTCCTGGAAAAAAGAGAGATCAAAGAATATTATTCCCAGCTGAGTTTTTCCGCAAGGAAATATCTCGACAGGAAAATTTATGATCGCGGACTCGAAAGTACCACCAATGAGCTTATTGCATATCTTGAAAAAGAACGGCAGGAAGGGCATTTAAATCTTACTGAAAATACCATTCGTGATTTCAGAAAAATTCTTGACAGGGCTGACCTCGCGAAATTTGCCCGCTCAAAGCCTGATGTGATCACGGCTAAAGAAGACCGTTCAAAAACTCAGCATATTATTGATGACCTTAAAGCTTCTGTTCCCGAGCCTACCGAAGAAGAACTTATGCAGGATGAGGCTTATATAAAAGAACAGGCCCGAAGGAAAAAGAGGAGACGTATCGTTTTTGGAATTATTGCCGGCGCGGTGGTAATTATTATTGGTATTTCGGCACTCATTGCGACTAAAGGCTTCGATTATGTGAAAGATACTTACATAGGCCATCCCACCAAAGAATTACTGGAAGGTGACTGGATTCGCAGTGAATACGGAAATCCACCGGTGGCTGTCACCACGCCTAAAGTTTTGATCAGGACCGATTTGCCACTTACTGAAGATGAAAAACAAATGATGCCAGGCCTGGAGAGTTTCGCTTACGGAAGCTTATTGAGCAATTTCTATACGGTTGTAAATACCGTGAAATTCAAGGGAGAAGTTAAGTTTGATCTGGAAAAGGCCCTCGATGGGATCTATGCAGAGCTTGAAAAACAGGGCGCTCAGAATATCGTAATGAAGCATGAAGATTTCACCACCGTGAACGGAGCTAAGGGGATGAAGGTTTTTGGAACACTTGACGCGAAAAATCCCGTAACCGGGAAAACTATTCCGAATGAATATGTGATTTTAAATTTTGCCGTAAAAGGAGGATTTGAACAGGTGATTGTAGTTTACAATGAAGACGATAAATATGCCGATGAAATTGCCGGGCGCATCATAAATTCGGTTGAATTATTAAATCTGGAAGAATAA
- a CDS encoding DUF58 domain-containing protein, whose translation MDTKELLKKVRKIEIKTRRLSDHVFGGEYHSTFKGRGMTFSEVRQYQFGDDVRSIDWNVTARYNEPFVKVFEEERELTMMLLVDVSGSEMFGTQEQFKKDVITEIAATLAFSATKNNDKIGLMLFTDQIELYIPPKKGRLHVLRIIRELLEFKPKGKNTDIAGALKYLSNVMKKKAIVFLLSDFLADDYQQTLKIVAGRHDLTGIRVYDKTEESIPNIGLVQMLDEESGEYMTVNTGSKSVRKAYSQYYLERMDYFQKSFSLSGAGIINNRTDESYVKKLLGYFKRRG comes from the coding sequence ATGGATACAAAGGAACTTCTTAAGAAAGTACGGAAAATTGAGATTAAAACCCGCAGGCTGAGCGATCACGTCTTCGGCGGGGAATACCATTCTACCTTTAAAGGGCGCGGAATGACGTTCAGCGAAGTGCGCCAATATCAGTTTGGCGACGACGTAAGAAGTATAGACTGGAATGTTACCGCCCGTTATAACGAACCTTTCGTAAAAGTTTTTGAGGAAGAACGTGAGCTCACCATGATGCTGTTGGTGGATGTTTCGGGTTCTGAAATGTTCGGAACGCAGGAACAATTCAAAAAGGATGTAATTACTGAAATTGCTGCTACCCTTGCTTTTTCGGCTACCAAAAATAATGACAAAATAGGTTTGATGCTGTTTACCGACCAGATCGAACTCTATATTCCGCCTAAAAAAGGTAGGCTTCACGTGCTTCGCATCATTCGGGAATTACTGGAATTTAAACCAAAAGGGAAAAACACTGATATTGCGGGTGCATTGAAATATCTTTCCAATGTCATGAAAAAGAAAGCCATTGTTTTTCTGCTTTCCGATTTCCTGGCCGATGATTATCAGCAAACCCTTAAAATCGTGGCCGGACGGCATGATCTTACCGGCATCAGGGTCTATGATAAAACAGAAGAAAGCATCCCTAATATAGGATTGGTACAAATGTTGGATGAAGAATCAGGCGAATACATGACGGTTAATACCGGATCTAAGTCTGTTCGGAAAGCATATTCTCAATATTATTTAGAACGGATGGACTACTTTCAAAAGAGTTTTTCACTTAGCGGAGCGGGAATCATTAATAACCGAACCGATGAAAGCTATGTTAAAAAACTTTTGGGATATTTTAAAAGAAGAGGATAA